Proteins from a genomic interval of Massilia sp. KIM:
- a CDS encoding YaiO family outer membrane beta-barrel protein produces MFVDYQQPPAQVQPPAASPSFDEQYEKARNLANNGQPALAVAAYDALLARSPGNVDVLLGRGIALTRLERYDEAEADLSAAAKASPTYADVWSALGNLYQWSDRPQQALDAYARLAALQPNDPAPILARARAARALGRTADARAELARARSLGGDGAEIDAMLAAMQPRPGAPDAAIADGYTWAAGISSTWTEVGERPRWNEQTVSVRRYFARGSLGFETLRAHRFEQTGHAWALDAYVTLWPGAYANLRYQRAPAARLFPANSGRIELYQSLGSGWEVSLSDDVLGFDGRVNIYGVGLAKYTGNWYFQLRHQNIVSEGSHSTGDRLLGRYYYKGDADSYIELAANRGRSDDPLSLAGGRVRSGGGSASLVHYFTRDWGGRIGAGFSRDGSEARERSVTFALYRRW; encoded by the coding sequence ATGTTCGTCGACTACCAACAGCCACCCGCCCAAGTCCAGCCTCCCGCCGCCAGTCCCTCTTTCGACGAGCAGTACGAGAAAGCGCGCAATCTCGCCAACAATGGCCAGCCGGCCCTGGCCGTGGCCGCCTACGACGCGTTGCTGGCGCGCTCGCCCGGCAACGTCGACGTGCTGCTGGGGCGCGGCATCGCCCTCACCCGGCTGGAGCGCTACGACGAGGCAGAGGCCGACCTGAGCGCCGCCGCCAAGGCCTCGCCCACCTACGCCGACGTGTGGTCGGCGCTGGGCAACCTGTACCAGTGGAGCGACCGCCCGCAGCAGGCCCTGGACGCCTACGCGCGCCTGGCCGCGCTGCAGCCCAACGATCCGGCCCCCATCCTCGCGCGGGCGCGGGCCGCGCGCGCCCTCGGGCGCACCGCCGATGCGCGCGCCGAGCTTGCGCGCGCACGCAGCCTGGGCGGCGACGGCGCCGAGATCGACGCCATGCTGGCCGCCATGCAGCCCCGCCCCGGCGCGCCGGACGCCGCCATCGCCGACGGCTACACCTGGGCCGCCGGCATCTCCTCGACCTGGACCGAGGTCGGCGAGCGGCCGCGCTGGAACGAGCAGACCGTGAGCGTGCGCCGCTACTTCGCGCGCGGTTCGCTCGGCTTCGAGACCCTGCGCGCGCACCGCTTCGAGCAGACCGGCCACGCCTGGGCCCTGGACGCCTACGTCACGCTGTGGCCGGGCGCCTACGCCAACCTGCGCTACCAGCGCGCCCCGGCGGCGCGCCTGTTCCCGGCCAATTCCGGACGCATCGAGCTGTACCAGTCGCTGGGCAGCGGCTGGGAAGTCTCGCTCAGCGACGACGTGCTGGGCTTCGACGGCCGCGTCAACATCTACGGCGTCGGGCTGGCCAAGTACACCGGCAACTGGTACTTCCAGCTGCGCCACCAGAACATCGTGTCCGAAGGCTCGCACAGCACCGGCGACCGCCTGCTCGGCCGCTACTACTACAAGGGCGACGCCGACAGCTACATCGAGCTCGCGGCCAACCGCGGCCGCAGCGACGACCCGCTCTCGCTGGCCGGCGGGCGGGTGCGCTCGGGCGGCGGCAGCGCCAGCCTGGTGCATTACTTCACGCGCGACTGGGGTGGCCGCATCGGCGCCGGCTTCTCGCGCGACGGCAGCGAGGCACGCGAACGCAGCGTCACGTTCGCGTTGTACCGCCGATGGTAA
- a CDS encoding LacI family DNA-binding transcriptional regulator, with product MSRSSGGKVRGTGRTTLEQVAALAGVSIMTASRALSQPQLVSEATRAKVEKAVDELGYVPNRAARALASAQSHVIVVLVPSLTNAVFPAVLEGIHDAVGPSRYQLLIGNTHYSDAEEEKLLRIYLQSNPDGILLSSLSHSAPVAQMLAASRVPVVSMMDLADDPQQLSVGFSQLDAGVEMTRHLIRRGYKRIGFIGAQLDERTLRRADGYRQAMREAGLADPRLEIMVPNPSNIALGAELMAQMMATAPDCDAVFCCNDDLAHGAIYHCQRKGIRIPQDVAVCGFNDLPASAWMMPSLTTIDTPRYRIGYEAANLLLQLIAGKEPEQRRIDLGFTLRQRESA from the coding sequence ATGAGCAGATCCAGCGGTGGCAAGGTGAGGGGAACGGGGCGGACCACCCTCGAACAGGTGGCGGCCCTGGCCGGCGTGTCGATCATGACGGCCTCGCGCGCCCTAAGCCAGCCGCAGCTCGTGTCGGAAGCGACCCGGGCCAAGGTGGAGAAGGCGGTCGACGAGCTCGGCTACGTGCCCAACCGCGCCGCGCGCGCCCTGGCCTCGGCCCAGTCGCACGTGATCGTGGTGCTGGTGCCCTCGCTCACCAACGCGGTGTTTCCGGCGGTGCTGGAAGGCATCCACGACGCGGTCGGTCCCAGCCGCTACCAGCTCCTGATCGGTAACACCCATTACTCCGACGCCGAGGAAGAAAAGCTGCTGCGCATCTACCTGCAGTCGAACCCGGACGGCATCCTGCTCAGCAGCCTCTCGCACAGCGCGCCGGTGGCGCAGATGCTGGCCGCCTCGCGCGTGCCGGTGGTCTCGATGATGGACCTGGCGGACGACCCGCAGCAGCTCTCGGTCGGTTTTTCCCAGCTCGACGCCGGCGTCGAGATGACGCGCCACCTGATCCGCCGCGGCTACAAGCGCATCGGCTTCATCGGCGCCCAGCTCGACGAGCGTACCCTGCGCCGCGCCGATGGCTACCGCCAGGCGATGCGCGAGGCCGGGCTGGCCGACCCGCGCCTCGAGATCATGGTGCCCAATCCCTCCAACATCGCGCTCGGCGCCGAGCTGATGGCCCAGATGATGGCCACCGCGCCCGATTGCGACGCCGTGTTCTGCTGTAACGACGACCTCGCCCACGGCGCCATCTACCACTGCCAGCGCAAGGGCATCCGCATTCCCCAGGACGTGGCCGTGTGCGGCTTCAACGACTTGCCGGCCTCGGCCTGGATGATGCCTTCGCTGACCACGATCGACACCCCGCGCTACCGGATCGGCTACGAGGCCGCCAACCTGCTGCTGCAGCTCATCGCCGGCAAGGAGCCCGAGCAGCGCCGCATCGACCTCGGCTTCACGCTGCGCCAGCGCGAGAGCGCCTGA
- a CDS encoding gluconokinase: protein METKNMGVAWVVMGVCGCGKSALGSQLAARLGLPFIEGDDFHSEENVDKMRAGIPLTDTDRAGWLRALRAELAAAGEKGIVLSCSALKRAYRDVLRGEGGHGPQVRFVHLDGERALLDARVRARPGHYMPASLLDSQLQTLERLQPDEAGMTLDIRAPLDELLAQVLARAEA, encoded by the coding sequence ATGGAAACGAAGAACATGGGTGTCGCCTGGGTCGTGATGGGCGTGTGCGGTTGCGGCAAGAGTGCGCTGGGCTCGCAGCTGGCGGCCCGGCTGGGCCTTCCCTTCATCGAGGGCGACGATTTCCACTCGGAGGAGAACGTGGACAAGATGCGCGCCGGCATCCCGCTCACCGATACCGACCGCGCAGGCTGGCTGCGCGCGCTGCGCGCCGAGCTGGCGGCGGCGGGGGAGAAGGGCATCGTGCTGTCCTGTTCGGCGCTCAAGCGGGCCTACCGCGACGTGCTGCGCGGGGAGGGCGGTCACGGTCCGCAAGTGCGCTTCGTGCACCTGGACGGCGAGCGCGCACTGCTCGATGCGCGCGTGCGCGCGCGGCCCGGACACTATATGCCGGCCTCGCTGCTCGACAGCCAGCTCCAGACGCTCGAACGCCTGCAGCCGGACGAGGCCGGGATGACCCTCGACATCCGAGCGCCCCTCGACGAACTGCTCGCGCAGGTGCTGGCCCGCGCCGAGGCGTGA
- a CDS encoding S8 family serine peptidase, producing MKRHSTALPLSAIAAVCSAAVLGLASSAASAAPPARYVVGFKAGADNDANAAVLRARGHVKRKLRGMNAMSVELPSDQVAALRADKNVAYVEIDPPRYLPSMEMKADYSASTELSAAANPASGKSYYLGQTIPYGITMTQADQLPNGGSKAGNRKICIIDSGYDRNHEDLNDNGVVTGEYDPGTGWWHTDENGHGTHVAGTIAALNNNGVGVVGVIPVRQLKLHIVKVFGADGWAYSSELADAANRCADAGANIISMSLSGPEPSATEQAVFDALAAKGILSFAASSNAGTTAPRWPAGYDSVVSVGALDSSKNWASFSNYNPKVELSGPGVRVLSTVPMGTALVSSLSVGASNYEVGSVTGSPHGTVTAPLADFGFGGAVNPAMAGKVCLIQRGAGLPFGTKVANCEASGGVGAVLYNNVPGSLNPTLGTTVTNIPSVAASQAEGQAMLAQLGQSATVSVKVGNYAYFDGTSMATPHVSAVAALVWSYFPKCSAAQIRSTLAKSAEDLGDPGRDVKFGYGLVRARAAYDRIAQMGCNN from the coding sequence ATGAAACGTCACAGCACCGCTCTTCCGCTTTCCGCAATTGCCGCCGTCTGCTCGGCCGCCGTCCTGGGCCTGGCGTCCAGCGCCGCCAGCGCAGCGCCGCCCGCCCGTTACGTCGTCGGCTTCAAGGCCGGCGCCGACAACGACGCCAACGCGGCGGTGCTGCGTGCGCGCGGCCACGTCAAGCGCAAGCTCCGCGGCATGAACGCGATGTCGGTGGAGCTGCCGTCCGACCAGGTCGCGGCGCTGCGCGCCGACAAGAACGTGGCCTACGTCGAGATCGATCCGCCGCGCTACCTGCCGTCGATGGAAATGAAAGCCGATTATTCGGCGTCGACCGAACTGAGCGCCGCCGCCAATCCGGCCTCGGGCAAGAGCTATTACCTGGGCCAGACCATCCCCTACGGCATCACCATGACCCAGGCCGACCAGCTGCCCAACGGCGGCTCCAAGGCCGGCAACCGCAAGATCTGCATCATCGACTCGGGCTACGACCGCAATCACGAGGACCTGAACGACAACGGCGTGGTCACCGGCGAATACGACCCGGGCACCGGCTGGTGGCATACCGACGAGAACGGCCACGGCACCCACGTGGCCGGCACCATCGCCGCGCTCAACAACAACGGCGTGGGCGTGGTCGGCGTGATCCCGGTGCGCCAGCTCAAGCTGCACATCGTCAAGGTCTTCGGCGCCGACGGCTGGGCCTACTCGTCCGAACTGGCCGACGCCGCCAACCGCTGCGCCGACGCCGGCGCCAACATCATCAGCATGTCGCTGAGCGGTCCGGAGCCGAGCGCCACCGAGCAGGCGGTGTTCGACGCGCTGGCCGCCAAGGGCATCCTGTCCTTTGCCGCCTCCAGCAACGCCGGCACCACCGCGCCGCGCTGGCCGGCGGGCTACGACAGCGTGGTCTCGGTGGGCGCGCTCGACAGCAGCAAGAACTGGGCGAGCTTCTCCAACTACAACCCGAAGGTCGAGCTGTCCGGACCGGGCGTGCGGGTGCTCTCGACCGTGCCGATGGGCACGGCGCTGGTGTCCTCGCTGAGCGTGGGCGCTTCGAACTACGAGGTGGGTTCGGTGACCGGCTCGCCGCACGGGACCGTGACGGCGCCGCTGGCCGACTTCGGTTTCGGCGGCGCGGTGAACCCGGCCATGGCCGGCAAGGTCTGCCTGATCCAGCGCGGCGCCGGGCTGCCCTTCGGCACCAAGGTCGCCAACTGCGAAGCCTCGGGCGGCGTGGGCGCGGTCCTGTACAACAACGTTCCGGGCAGCCTGAACCCGACCCTGGGCACCACCGTCACCAACATCCCGTCGGTGGCGGCCTCGCAGGCCGAAGGCCAGGCCATGCTGGCCCAGCTGGGCCAGTCGGCCACGGTGTCGGTCAAGGTCGGCAACTACGCCTACTTCGACGGCACCTCGATGGCCACCCCGCACGTGTCGGCGGTGGCAGCCCTGGTGTGGAGCTACTTCCCGAAGTGCAGCGCGGCGCAGATCCGCAGCACGCTGGCCAAGTCGGCGGAAGACCTGGGTGACCCGGGTCGCGACGTCAAGTTCGGCTACGGCCTGGTGCGCGCACGCGCGGCCTACGACCGCATCGCGCAGATGGGTTGCAACAACTGA
- a CDS encoding DUF4265 domain-containing protein, with protein sequence MEKIAFALDIDGDWPPVATEHVWCEKTGSVYELHNAPFFIQCLALGDKFTAEPDPVNGCIFDFVVVEPSGHSLAWIIERAGLKFDDHAHELSSLGLRVEGFPRFDLFAVDVPASVDSDAVNALMDRLESLGFALAFPVWRH encoded by the coding sequence ATGGAAAAAATTGCCTTCGCACTCGACATCGACGGGGACTGGCCGCCTGTCGCGACCGAACACGTCTGGTGCGAAAAAACGGGATCCGTGTACGAGCTGCACAACGCGCCCTTTTTCATCCAGTGCCTGGCGCTCGGCGATAAATTTACTGCGGAACCCGATCCGGTCAACGGATGCATCTTCGACTTCGTCGTCGTCGAGCCTTCGGGCCATTCGCTGGCCTGGATCATCGAGCGAGCCGGCCTGAAATTCGATGACCATGCCCATGAGCTGTCCAGCCTGGGACTGCGTGTGGAGGGTTTCCCCAGGTTCGACCTGTTTGCCGTCGACGTTCCGGCCTCAGTGGACAGCGACGCGGTGAACGCCCTGATGGACCGGCTCGAATCCCTGGGCTTTGCGTTGGCATTCCCTGTCTGGCGTCATTAG
- a CDS encoding DUF1223 domain-containing protein, protein MTLRLPFSARLIPALLAAAGGAAAASELDCEVASGPATAALVELYTSEGCSSCPPADRQLRDLRQQLPADARVVPVGLHVTYWDAIGWRDPFAQARFDERQRALLAQGRWKVAYTPQFFVDGRELRDWRAGLVQTIQRVNARPALAAIDLHVSAPTRAGLPHLRLEVSARVAAPRGGEALFVALTESGLASRVARGENAGVTLRHDDTARLWLGPIALHSATARLTHELALPAQWRPDRLRALAFVQDADARILQALDTSSCAGAQAGRRQ, encoded by the coding sequence ATGACACTTCGACTTCCATTTTCCGCGCGCCTGATCCCTGCGCTGCTGGCTGCCGCTGGCGGTGCGGCCGCCGCCTCCGAACTGGACTGTGAGGTCGCCAGCGGCCCCGCGACCGCCGCCCTGGTCGAGCTCTACACCAGCGAAGGCTGCTCCAGCTGTCCGCCGGCGGACCGGCAGCTGCGCGACTTGCGCCAGCAGCTTCCCGCCGATGCGCGGGTGGTCCCGGTCGGCCTGCACGTTACCTACTGGGACGCGATCGGTTGGCGCGACCCATTCGCACAGGCGCGTTTCGACGAGCGGCAGCGAGCGCTGCTCGCCCAGGGCCGCTGGAAGGTGGCGTACACGCCGCAGTTCTTCGTCGATGGCCGCGAGCTCCGCGACTGGCGCGCCGGCCTGGTGCAAACGATCCAGCGCGTGAACGCCCGGCCGGCGCTGGCGGCGATCGATCTGCATGTCAGCGCTCCGACGCGGGCCGGCCTCCCGCATCTGCGCCTCGAAGTCAGCGCGCGGGTGGCGGCCCCGCGCGGCGGCGAAGCCCTGTTCGTCGCGCTGACCGAGAGCGGTCTCGCATCCCGGGTGGCGCGCGGCGAGAACGCCGGGGTCACCCTGCGGCATGACGACACCGCGCGCCTGTGGCTGGGGCCGATCGCGCTGCACAGCGCGACCGCGCGCTTGACGCACGAGCTCGCGCTGCCCGCGCAATGGCGTCCCGACCGCCTGCGCGCGCTCGCCTTCGTCCAGGACGCCGACGCCCGCATCTTGCAGGCGCTCGACACCAGTTCCTGCGCCGGCGCGCAGGCCGGGAGGCGCCAATGA
- a CDS encoding cytochrome b/b6 domain-containing protein, translated as MSRPGTIHPLWLRVTHWLNALAVVLLIASGWRIYNATQFFGFAIPPSITLGGWLGGAIAWHFAAMWLLLVNGAIYLVLNLVTGRLARRFLPVRPRELLRDLGAALRGRLSHADPARYNSVQRLAYLFVMADCIVLVLSGLVLWKSVQFPLLRELLGGYEGARRVHFVAMAALCGFIVLHLLMVALVPRTLLSMLRGR; from the coding sequence ATGAGCCGCCCCGGCACCATCCACCCTCTCTGGCTTCGGGTCACGCACTGGCTCAATGCGCTGGCCGTCGTGCTCCTGATCGCCAGCGGCTGGCGGATCTACAACGCCACCCAGTTCTTCGGCTTCGCGATCCCGCCCTCGATCACGCTCGGAGGCTGGCTGGGCGGCGCCATCGCCTGGCACTTCGCCGCCATGTGGCTGCTGCTTGTCAACGGCGCCATTTACCTCGTGCTGAACCTGGTGACGGGCCGCCTGGCGCGTCGCTTCCTGCCGGTGCGGCCGCGCGAGCTGCTGCGCGATCTCGGCGCCGCCTTGCGCGGCCGCCTTTCCCATGCCGACCCTGCGCGCTACAACAGCGTGCAGCGCCTCGCCTACCTGTTTGTGATGGCGGACTGCATCGTCCTCGTGCTGTCCGGGCTGGTGCTGTGGAAGTCGGTCCAGTTTCCCCTGCTGCGCGAACTGCTTGGCGGCTACGAGGGCGCGCGCCGCGTGCACTTCGTCGCCATGGCGGCGCTGTGCGGCTTCATCGTGCTGCACCTGCTGATGGTTGCGCTGGTGCCGCGCACCCTGCTGTCCATGCTCAGGGGCCGCTGA
- a CDS encoding molybdopterin-dependent oxidoreductase, with product MLSDAIRRVPDAGRRVFLQRSLSLGGLALLTGCTPDTEESIERALQLVSRFNDRVQAALFDPARLAPIYPESMITRPFPFNAYYGEDEVRVVDGGSWRLELAGLVGDRRPWTLAQLRALPQQDQVTRHICVEGWSAIGKWGGVPFSHFLRLVGADLGARYVGFHCADDYFTSIDMATALHPQTLMALSYDGEVLPPRYGYPMKLRIPTKLGYKNPKHIQAIFVTNTYPGGYWENQGYNWFGGS from the coding sequence ATGCTGTCCGACGCGATACGCCGCGTACCCGATGCCGGCCGCCGCGTCTTCCTGCAACGCAGTTTGAGCCTGGGCGGCCTGGCCTTGCTCACCGGGTGCACACCGGACACCGAGGAGAGCATCGAGCGCGCGTTGCAACTGGTCTCGCGCTTTAACGACCGCGTCCAGGCGGCGCTGTTCGACCCTGCCAGGCTGGCGCCGATCTACCCGGAGAGCATGATCACCCGGCCATTTCCATTCAACGCCTACTACGGCGAGGACGAGGTGCGCGTGGTCGACGGCGGGTCCTGGCGCCTCGAGCTGGCCGGGCTGGTGGGCGACCGCCGTCCCTGGACGCTGGCGCAGCTGCGCGCCCTGCCGCAACAGGATCAGGTTACGCGTCACATCTGCGTCGAGGGCTGGAGCGCGATCGGCAAGTGGGGCGGCGTGCCTTTCTCGCATTTCCTGCGCCTGGTCGGGGCCGACCTGGGCGCCAGGTACGTGGGCTTCCACTGTGCCGACGACTATTTCACCAGCATCGACATGGCGACCGCCCTGCACCCGCAGACCCTGATGGCCCTGAGCTACGACGGCGAGGTCTTGCCGCCGCGCTACGGTTATCCGATGAAGCTGCGCATTCCGACCAAGCTCGGATACAAGAATCCGAAGCATATCCAGGCCATCTTCGTGACCAACACCTATCCAGGCGGCTATTGGGAAAACCAAGGCTATAACTGGTTTGGCGGTAGTTAG
- a CDS encoding pentapeptide MXKDX repeat protein, which yields MKTITALILALAFAGAAHAQDGMKHDAMKKDAMSKDAMSKDHMKKDAMKKDAMSKDGMAKGGMARDGMAKEGMAKDGMAKDGMAKNGMGKEAMKQ from the coding sequence ATGAAAACAATCACTGCCCTGATTCTCGCACTCGCATTCGCCGGCGCCGCTCACGCGCAGGATGGCATGAAACACGACGCCATGAAAAAGGATGCGATGAGCAAGGACGCCATGAGTAAGGACCACATGAAAAAGGACGCCATGAAGAAGGACGCCATGTCCAAGGACGGCATGGCCAAGGGAGGCATGGCCAGGGACGGCATGGCCAAGGAAGGCATGGCCAAGGACGGCATGGCCAAGGACGGCATGGCCAAGAATGGCATGGGCAAGGAGGCCATGAAGCAATAA
- a CDS encoding sigma-70 family RNA polymerase sigma factor — protein MRTREPWLLIEQQMQAWLLAGLDGDARAYRLFLDELAKRLRAFLRKRLYDGQDHVEDLVQETMLAVHNARATYRRDQPVTAWVHAIARYKLMDYLRARMRQDVFNDPLDDAASLFQDSCEQAVDARRDIAVLLGRLPERQRVPIELVKLQELSVAEAALHSGMSESAIKVGIHRGLKALAAYLRSCP, from the coding sequence ATGCGCACCCGCGAACCTTGGTTGTTGATCGAGCAACAGATGCAGGCCTGGCTGCTCGCCGGCCTCGACGGCGACGCACGCGCCTACCGCCTGTTCCTGGACGAATTGGCCAAGCGCCTGCGCGCATTCCTGCGCAAGCGCCTCTACGACGGCCAGGACCACGTCGAAGACCTGGTTCAGGAAACCATGTTGGCGGTCCACAACGCGCGCGCCACCTATCGCCGCGACCAGCCGGTGACGGCCTGGGTCCATGCGATCGCGCGCTACAAGCTGATGGACTACCTGCGTGCCCGCATGCGTCAGGACGTGTTCAACGATCCGCTTGACGATGCGGCAAGCTTGTTCCAGGACTCGTGCGAGCAGGCCGTCGATGCGCGCCGCGACATCGCGGTCCTGCTCGGCCGGCTTCCCGAACGGCAGCGCGTGCCGATCGAACTGGTCAAGCTGCAGGAATTGTCGGTGGCGGAGGCGGCCCTCCACAGCGGCATGTCCGAATCGGCGATCAAGGTCGGGATTCACCGCGGCCTGAAGGCGCTGGCGGCCTATCTACGTTCTTGTCCCTGA
- a CDS encoding DUF1109 domain-containing protein, translating into MKTHDLAAMLAHGVEASDPRTVEKRFALAMALGLAGAAALMLPLLGVRSDLAQALGSGGFWLKLVFPAALLCAALSVGARLARPGRNGGRGWWLAVAALAALWAGGALVLAHAAPAARVQLLLGNSWQTCTLLVALLSLPAFCAASWALRGLAPTRPREAGAAAGLFAGAQGLLVYCLHCPETAVSFWAVWYVLGLAVPTGLGAALGKAILRW; encoded by the coding sequence ATGAAAACTCATGATCTGGCTGCGATGCTGGCGCATGGCGTCGAAGCCTCCGATCCGCGCACCGTTGAAAAGCGATTCGCACTGGCCATGGCGCTCGGCCTGGCCGGCGCCGCCGCCCTCATGCTGCCCCTGCTGGGCGTCCGGAGCGACCTGGCGCAAGCGCTCGGCAGCGGCGGATTCTGGCTCAAACTGGTCTTTCCCGCGGCGCTCCTGTGCGCCGCCCTCTCGGTCGGCGCCCGGCTCGCGCGGCCCGGCCGCAATGGAGGGCGGGGCTGGTGGTTGGCGGTGGCGGCCCTGGCTGCGCTCTGGGCCGGCGGCGCCCTCGTCCTGGCCCATGCCGCGCCCGCAGCGCGCGTCCAACTCCTGCTCGGCAATTCGTGGCAGACGTGCACCTTGCTGGTGGCCCTGCTCTCGCTGCCCGCCTTCTGCGCGGCCTCTTGGGCGCTGCGCGGACTGGCGCCGACCCGGCCGCGCGAAGCCGGCGCGGCGGCCGGCCTGTTCGCCGGCGCCCAGGGCCTGCTGGTCTATTGCCTGCATTGCCCGGAGACGGCCGTGTCCTTCTGGGCCGTCTGGTACGTGCTCGGGCTGGCGGTGCCCACGGGACTGGGTGCGGCGCTCGGCAAGGCTATCCTGCGCTGGTGA